The following coding sequences are from one Pelecanus crispus isolate bPelCri1 chromosome 15, bPelCri1.pri, whole genome shotgun sequence window:
- the TMEM278 gene encoding transmembrane protein 278 has translation MSGQDTEDFGAENLSEKSRMIPSLPPYDMDDQLLPREPRSAWCCLAWTLVVVTMNSLVFFMNLLLMFFIFTIVLLPTIVVVYFGFQCHSRVLHSAARYCKSILDDNSSSALIILGFVIMSPLIVVAMAIYCSLARRLHLFMCFQPYSRAVYKGVKWRWYEEGGLCSCAKGWNTQVKAWV, from the exons atgtctgGCCAGGACACTGAGGACTTTGGAGCAGAAAACCTCTCAGAAAAATCTCGGATGATTCCTAGCCTCCCGCCATATGACATGGATGACCAGCTCCTTCCCAGGGAGCCACGGAGTGCCTGGTGCTGCTTGGCATGGACCTTGGTGGTAGTCACCATGAACTCCTTGGTCTTTTTCATGAATTTGCTCCTGATGTTTTTTATCTTCACCATTGTGCTGCTTCCTACCATTGTGGTGGTTTACTTTGGCTTCCAGTGCCACTCTCGG GTGCTGCACTCAGCTGCCCGCTActgcaaaagcattttggatGACAACAGCTCTTCTGCCCTCATCATCCTTGGCTTTGTCATCATGTCCCCTCTCATTGTGGTGGCCATGGCTATCTACTGCAGCCTGGCAAGGCGTCTCCATCTCTTCATGTGCTTCCAGCCATACAGCAGGGCTGTGTACAAGGGGGTGAAGTGGCGCTGGTACGAGGAGGGAGGCCTGTGCAGCTGTGCCAAGGGGTGGAACACTCAAGTCAAGGCCTGGGTATGA